A single Neoarius graeffei isolate fNeoGra1 chromosome 23, fNeoGra1.pri, whole genome shotgun sequence DNA region contains:
- the cdyl gene encoding chromodomain Y-like protein, translating to MMATEELYEVERIVGKRKNKKGKMEYLVRWRGYTFEGDTWEPEANLTSCVEFINEFNRQHSERLGDAPCMRSTRRSPSTAVGYTSNNNARKQMNRPQPHNSSATAASAPSTPSTSVPKQLQPPQNALDNRNMDAKADTQQQPFLSTPTASTLRCSMDLVKSGIKILVPKSPMNSRADSEQSPSEAAHSLEQGGEEPDSVPPEVAVQEKSAGHVLVPGQERARMGTRPRTQAALPPPQVPITPAAVRTLNGKGTSTLLEASSASGSASVQNGTAGVAAGSGVTSAIGKRRLEERSAIDKRLRFSVRQTESAYRYRDIVVKKQDGFTHILFSTKTSENNSLNPDVMKEVQSAMATASADDSKLVLLSAVGSVFCFGLDFIYLIRRLTDDRKRESIKMAETIRAFVNTFIQFKKPIIAAVNGPAVGLGASILPLCDVIWANEKAWFQTPYAIFGQTPDACSSVTFPHIMGVASANEMLLSGRKLTAQEACAKGLVSQVLWPGTFAQEIMARIRELVSCNSVVLRESKALVRNVNRAALEQANERECEALKRVWGSPQGMDSILKYLQKMNDF from the exons GTTGAGAGAATTGTTGGTAAACGCAAAAACAAGAAAGGGAAAATGGAGTACTTGGTTCGCTGGAGGGGCTATACTTTTGAAGGGGACACTTGGGAGCCTGAAGCTAATCTAACCAGCTGTGTGGAGTTTATAAATGAGTTTAATCGTCAGCACAGCGAGAGGCTGGGAGACGCACCCTGTATGCGCTCTACACGCAGGTCTCCCAGCACGGCTGTGGGTTACACCTCCAACAACAATGCACGCAAGCAGATGAACAGGCCTCAGCCACACAACAGCAGTGCAACTGCGGCATCTGCTCCGAGTACGCCTTCCACCAGTGTTCCAAAACAACTGCAGCCGCCACAGAACGCACTGGATAACAGGAACATGGATGCTAAAGCAGACACACAACAGCAGCCTTTTTTATCCACCCCTACCGCCAGCACTTTACGCTGTAGTATGGACCTGGTGAAGTCCGGGATCAAAATCTTAGTGCCGAAAAGCCCGATGAACAGTCGAGCTGACTCGGAGCAGTCTCCCAGTGAGGCAGCACACAGTCTGGAACAGGGCGGAGAGGAGCCCGACTCTGTCCCACCTGAGGTGGCCGTGCAGGAGAAGTCAGCCGGACATGTCCTTGTGCCTGGACAGGAGCGGGCACGCATGGGCACACGGCCCAGGACACAGGCAGCTCTGCCTCCGCCTCAAGTTCCTATCACACCTGCTGCTGTCCGCACACTGAACGGGAAAG GTACATCAACACTTCTGGAGGCCTCCTCAGCCAGCGGCTCAGCCAGTGTACAGAATGGCACAGCAGGAGTAGCAGCTGGCTCAGGCGTAACAAGTGCAATAGGCAAACGGAGGCTTGAGGAGCGCTCTGCCATCGACAAGCGCCTGCGATTCAGTGTTCGTCAGACGGAGAGTGCTTATCGCTATAGAGACATTGTTGTGAAGAAACAGGATGGCTTCACACACATTCTGTTTTCTACCAAGACTTCTGAGAACAATTCACTAAATCCTGAT GTGATGAAGGAGGTTCAGAGCGCTATGGCCACGGCATCGGCTGACGACAGCAAGTTGGTCTTACTGAGCGCAGTTGGAAGTGTGTTCTGTTTTGGCTTGGACTTCATCTACTTAATCAGACGACTTACAGACGACCGCAAAAGAGAGAGCATCAAAATGGCAGAAACCATTAG GGCATTTGTGAACACATTTATCCAGTTCAAGAAACCAATAATTGCTGCTGTAAATGGACCTGCTGTTGGGCTTGGAGCCTCCATCCTGCCTCTTTGTGATGTTATCTGGGCCAATGAGAAGGCCTGGTTTCAAACCCCTTATGCCATCTTTGGCCAGACACCAGATGCGTGTTCCTCTGTAACGTTCCCTCACATCATGGGGGTTGCATCG gcgAATGAGATGTTGCTGAGTGGGAGAAAGCTGACTGCCCAGGAGGCGTGTGCTAAAGGTCTGGTGTCCCAGGTGCTTTGGCCAGGGACCTTTGCTCAGGAGATCATGGCTCGCATTAGAGAGCTAGTCTCGTGTAATTCAGTT GTTCTGCGGGAGTCCAAAGCTCTGGTGCGGAATGTTAACCGAGCCGCCCTGGAGCAGGCCAACGAGAGGGAGTGTGAGGCACTAAAGAGGGTGTGGGGCTCCCCCCAGGGCATGGACTCCATACTGAAATACCTGCAGAAGATGAATGACTTCTGA